The following are encoded in a window of Arthrobacter sp. OAP107 genomic DNA:
- a CDS encoding GntR family transcriptional regulator: MTETVTAPASISDATAGSKSEQAYQAIKARIVEGTYTPGYRLVLAAIAKDLGFSVVPVREAIRRLEAEGLVKFERNVGATVAGIDPTEYLYTMQTLSIVEGAATALSAPLVGEADIARARAVNAEMRECLQHFDPVRFTRLNQDFHSVLFEHCPNPHILDLVHRGWNRLASLRSSTFRFVPGRAHESVDEHEALLKLIESGADADTIEKAARLHRSATLDAYLSQTKH; encoded by the coding sequence ATGACTGAAACAGTCACCGCCCCCGCGAGCATTTCTGACGCCACCGCCGGCAGCAAGTCCGAGCAGGCCTACCAGGCCATCAAGGCGCGGATCGTGGAAGGCACCTACACCCCGGGTTACCGGCTGGTCCTGGCTGCCATCGCCAAGGACCTCGGCTTCAGCGTGGTCCCGGTCCGCGAAGCGATCCGCCGGCTCGAGGCCGAGGGCCTGGTGAAATTTGAACGCAACGTCGGAGCCACCGTGGCAGGCATCGACCCCACCGAGTACCTCTACACGATGCAGACCCTGAGCATCGTCGAAGGCGCCGCCACGGCGCTGTCCGCCCCGCTGGTCGGCGAGGCGGATATTGCCCGGGCCCGCGCCGTGAACGCCGAGATGCGCGAATGCCTGCAGCACTTCGACCCCGTCCGTTTCACCCGCCTCAACCAGGACTTCCACAGCGTCCTGTTCGAGCACTGCCCCAACCCGCACATCCTGGATCTTGTCCACCGCGGCTGGAACCGGCTGGCATCACTGCGGTCCTCAACGTTCCGCTTTGTTCCCGGCCGGGCCCACGAATCCGTGGACGAACACGAGGCCCTGCTGAAGCTCATTGAATCCGGCGCCGACGCCGACACCATCGAAAAAGCAGCACGGCTCCACCGCAGCGCCACCCTGGACGCCTACCTCTCCCAAACCAAGCACTAG
- the hpaE gene encoding 5-carboxymethyl-2-hydroxymuconate semialdehyde dehydrogenase has product MTTPVETAAKHYVPEDLPTHIQHFINGKFVDSVGGKTFDVLDPVSNQNYATAAAGQKEDIDLAVAAAREAFTSGPWPKMKPRERAKVLNRIADAVEAQEARLAELETFDTGLPITQAKGQALRAAENFRFFADLIVAQFDDAMKVPGSQINYVNRKPIGVAGLITPWNTPFMLESWKLAPALATGNTVVLKPAEFTPLSASLWATIFKEAGLPDGVFNLVNGLGEEAGDALVKHPDVPLISFTGETTTGQTIFRNAAANLKGLSMELGGKSPCVVFADADLDAAIDSALFGVFSLNGERCTAGSRILVERAIYDEFCEKYAARAKNIVVGDPHDPKTQVGALVHPEHYEKVASYVEIGKSEGRLLAGGGRPEGLPEGNYIAPTVFADVSPDARIFQEEIFGPVVAITPFENDDEALALANNTKYGLAAYIWTQNLTRAHNFSQNVEAGMVWLNSHNVRDLRTPFGGVKASGLGHEGGYRSIDFYTDQQAVHITLGAVHTPKFGA; this is encoded by the coding sequence ATGACGACTCCTGTAGAAACAGCAGCAAAGCACTATGTTCCCGAGGACCTGCCCACCCATATCCAGCACTTCATCAACGGCAAGTTCGTTGATTCCGTGGGCGGGAAGACCTTTGACGTCCTGGACCCGGTCTCCAACCAGAACTACGCCACCGCCGCGGCCGGCCAGAAGGAAGACATCGACCTGGCCGTCGCCGCGGCCCGTGAGGCGTTCACCAGCGGCCCGTGGCCGAAGATGAAGCCCCGCGAGCGTGCCAAGGTCCTGAACCGGATCGCCGACGCCGTCGAGGCGCAGGAAGCCCGGCTCGCCGAGCTGGAGACCTTCGACACCGGCCTGCCGATCACCCAAGCCAAGGGCCAGGCGCTGCGCGCGGCGGAGAACTTCCGCTTCTTCGCGGACCTGATCGTGGCCCAGTTCGACGACGCCATGAAGGTCCCCGGCTCGCAGATCAACTACGTGAACCGCAAGCCGATCGGCGTGGCCGGCCTCATCACCCCGTGGAACACCCCGTTCATGCTCGAGTCCTGGAAGCTCGCCCCGGCCCTGGCCACCGGCAACACCGTGGTCCTCAAGCCGGCCGAGTTCACCCCGCTTTCCGCATCGCTGTGGGCCACCATCTTCAAGGAGGCAGGCCTGCCGGACGGCGTGTTCAACCTGGTCAACGGCCTGGGCGAGGAAGCCGGCGACGCCCTGGTCAAGCACCCGGACGTCCCGCTGATCTCCTTCACCGGCGAGACCACCACCGGCCAGACGATCTTCCGCAACGCCGCCGCCAACCTCAAGGGCCTGTCCATGGAACTCGGCGGCAAGTCCCCCTGCGTGGTGTTCGCCGACGCCGACCTGGACGCCGCGATCGACTCCGCCCTGTTCGGCGTCTTCTCCCTCAACGGCGAACGCTGCACCGCCGGCTCCCGCATCCTGGTCGAACGCGCCATCTACGACGAGTTCTGCGAGAAGTACGCCGCCCGCGCCAAGAACATCGTGGTCGGCGATCCCCACGATCCCAAGACGCAGGTGGGTGCCCTGGTCCACCCGGAGCACTACGAGAAGGTGGCCTCCTACGTGGAGATCGGCAAGTCCGAAGGCCGGCTGCTGGCCGGCGGCGGACGGCCGGAAGGCCTGCCGGAGGGCAACTACATCGCCCCTACCGTCTTCGCCGACGTCTCCCCCGACGCCCGGATCTTCCAGGAGGAGATCTTTGGTCCCGTCGTCGCCATTACCCCGTTTGAGAACGACGACGAGGCCCTCGCCCTGGCCAACAACACCAAGTACGGCCTGGCGGCCTACATCTGGACCCAGAACCTGACCCGGGCCCACAACTTCTCCCAGAACGTCGAGGCAGGCATGGTGTGGCTGAACAGCCACAACGTCCGCGACCTCCGCACCCCGTTCGGCGGTGTCAAGGCCTCGGGCCTGGGCCACGAGGGCGGCTACCGCTCCATCGATTTCTACACCGACCAGCAGGCCGTGCACATCACGCTCGGCGCTGTCCACACCCCCAAATTCGGCGCCTAA
- the hpaD gene encoding 3,4-dihydroxyphenylacetate 2,3-dioxygenase, translating into MTNFVPTPTVPAPDIVRCAYMEIVVTDLAKSREFYVDVLGLHVTEEDETTIYLRSLEEFIHHNLVLRQGPIAAVAAFAYRVKSPAEVDAAEAYYRELGCRTERRKEGFTKGIGDSVRVEDPLGFPYEFFYETEHVERLTQRYDLYSAGELVRLDHFNQVTPDVPRGRAYLEDLGFRVSEDIKDADGVTYAAWMHRKQTVHDTALTGGNGPRMHHVAFATHEKHNIIQICDKMGALRISDRIERGPGRHGVSNAFYLYILDPDGHRIEIYTQDYYTGDPDNPTVTWDVHDNQRRDWWGNPVVPSWYTEASLVLDLDGNPQPVIEREEKSEMAVTVGADGFSYTRKDGTSSAAGTDAVGFKLGAQV; encoded by the coding sequence ATGACCAACTTCGTTCCCACCCCCACCGTCCCGGCACCGGATATCGTCCGCTGCGCCTACATGGAGATCGTAGTCACGGACCTCGCCAAGTCGCGCGAGTTCTACGTGGACGTCCTGGGCCTGCACGTCACCGAAGAGGACGAGACCACCATCTACCTCCGCTCCCTGGAGGAGTTCATCCACCACAACCTGGTGCTCCGCCAGGGCCCCATCGCCGCCGTCGCGGCCTTCGCCTACCGGGTGAAGTCCCCCGCCGAGGTGGACGCCGCCGAGGCGTACTACAGGGAACTGGGCTGCCGCACCGAACGCCGCAAGGAAGGCTTCACCAAGGGCATCGGTGACTCCGTCCGCGTCGAGGACCCGCTGGGCTTCCCGTACGAGTTCTTCTACGAGACCGAGCACGTGGAGCGCCTCACCCAGCGCTACGACCTGTACTCCGCCGGTGAACTGGTGCGCCTGGACCACTTCAACCAGGTCACCCCGGACGTTCCCCGCGGCCGCGCCTACCTGGAGGACCTCGGCTTCCGCGTCTCCGAAGACATCAAGGATGCCGACGGTGTCACTTACGCCGCCTGGATGCACCGCAAGCAGACCGTCCACGACACCGCCCTGACCGGCGGCAACGGCCCGCGCATGCACCACGTCGCGTTCGCCACGCACGAGAAGCACAACATCATCCAGATCTGCGACAAGATGGGCGCCCTGCGCATCAGCGACCGGATCGAACGCGGCCCCGGCCGGCACGGCGTGTCCAACGCCTTCTACCTCTACATCCTGGACCCGGACGGCCACCGCATCGAGATCTACACCCAGGACTACTACACCGGCGACCCGGACAACCCCACCGTCACCTGGGACGTCCACGACAACCAGCGCCGCGACTGGTGGGGCAACCCCGTCGTCCCGTCCTGGTACACCGAGGCCTCCCTGGTCCTGGACCTGGACGGCAACCCCCAGCCCGTCATCGAACGCGAGGAAAAGTCCGAAATGGCCGTGACCGTGGGCGCCGACGGCTTCTCCTACACCCGCAAGGACGGGACGTCTTCTGCCGCAGGCACCGACGCAGTGGGCTTCAAGCTGGGAGCCCAGGTCTAA
- a CDS encoding HpcH/HpaI aldolase/citrate lyase family protein: MPLRIEDTFRSALRNQNGKAGRPLAGMWVCSGSPLIAELCAGSGLDWLLVDAEHSPNGLESILAQLQAIHGYPVHTLVRPPVNDTVVIKQYLDLGVQNLLVPMVNSVAEAEAAVAATRYPPHGVRGVGSALARAARWNRVPDYLARASETVSVTVQVESTSAVEAVEDILKVDGVDAIFVGPSDLAASMGLLGQQEHPEVRAAVEHCLAAAKAAGKPAGVNAFNPATARHYLAAGADFILVGADVALLARGSEALAAEYITPAGDTPASY, encoded by the coding sequence ATGCCGCTTCGAATAGAAGACACCTTCCGGTCCGCGCTGCGCAATCAAAACGGTAAAGCGGGCCGGCCGCTGGCCGGGATGTGGGTCTGTTCCGGCAGCCCGCTCATCGCCGAACTCTGCGCCGGGTCCGGCCTGGACTGGCTCCTGGTGGACGCCGAGCACAGCCCCAACGGGCTCGAATCCATCCTCGCCCAGCTCCAGGCCATCCACGGCTACCCGGTCCACACCCTGGTCCGGCCACCCGTGAACGACACAGTGGTGATCAAGCAGTACCTGGACCTCGGCGTGCAGAACCTCCTGGTCCCGATGGTCAACTCCGTGGCCGAAGCCGAAGCCGCCGTGGCCGCCACCCGCTACCCGCCGCACGGTGTGCGCGGGGTCGGTTCCGCGCTGGCCCGGGCCGCCCGGTGGAACCGGGTCCCGGACTACCTCGCCCGGGCCTCGGAAACCGTCAGCGTCACCGTCCAGGTCGAATCAACGTCTGCCGTTGAAGCGGTGGAGGACATCCTGAAGGTCGACGGCGTGGACGCGATCTTCGTCGGCCCCTCCGACCTCGCCGCCTCCATGGGGCTGCTGGGACAGCAGGAACACCCCGAGGTGCGCGCCGCCGTCGAACACTGCCTCGCCGCCGCCAAAGCGGCAGGCAAACCCGCCGGCGTCAACGCGTTCAACCCCGCCACCGCCCGCCACTACCTGGCGGCCGGCGCCGACTTCATCCTGGTCGGCGCCGAC